The DNA window GCCGCAGCCAGGTCATCGGGGGTCCGCACCGGCGGTTTGCGCTCGGCGGTCCGGGTCGCCGGCCGGGTCGCGCCGGATTCGATCAACGCCATCGCCTGTTTGACCAACCGCGTCAGTTCGCGTTTGCCCGGCAGGTCGGCGACCCGGGTCAAACGCCCGAACTGGCCCATCGCATCGCTGCCGGCGGCCTGCGCGGCGCCGACCACTTGCGCGCCGTGCCAGAAGCCGAACGTCGCATGCTGTTTGAACGCCGCCATCGCGCACAGGATCTTGCCGCGGTAGAGGAAGCTCGGCATGCCCCATTTCAGGGTCTCTTCGACCTCGGGGCAGGCCGCGCGCACCAGCGCGCGCAAGTGCTGCAGGATCGGCTGCGCGAACGGCGCGGCCTGGGCGATGTAGGCGTCGATGCGCCGGTCGGCGGCGGTCATGGCGATGCCCTCGGCGGTGACGGCCCATTCTGCGCCGGCCCCGCTTCCCGCCGCTAGCGTGGCAGTCGGCGGGCCCGACCCGCATCGCCCCAGTCCACGGAGGGTGGAGCGGCGCAGGCCGCGGCCGCGCGGTTGCGGTCTCGCGTCGCGATGCCGGCCTCCGCGGCCGCTGCACCGACGCGGCGCCCGCAAGCCGCTGCCGGCACCGACGATCGGATCCGGCCAAAGCGACAGCCGTCAGCCCTATCCGCGCAGCGGCCACTGCCCCAGCACGGTGTAGGCATTGCGTGCGCCCAACTGGCTGTGGATCAGGACGAACTCGCTCACCGGCCAGTCGATGGCCTCGATCGCGACCGGCGGATGCAGCGGTGCGGCGGCGTCGCGGACCACGGTGACGTGCGGCACCAGTTGCGATCCCGATTCCGCGCGCAGCCCCTGCTTGGCCAAGGCCACGCCCAGGCGCTGCCATAGCTGCTGCAAGCCGTCGGGCATCCGCTCGCAGCCCAGCCACCAGGGAATCGAACGGTTGCGGAAGCTACCGGCGCGGTCCAGACGCAATGCGAACGCCGGCGTCTCCAGCGTCGCCGCCGCAGCGCAGGCGGCCTGCGCGCGATCGCGCGGGAACTCGTGGGCGTCGCCGAGGAATTGCAGCGTCAGGTGGTAGCGATGCGCGCCGATCGCGCGGCCGCCGCTGCGGTAGTCCTGTTGCAGCCGTGCCGCGGTCGCGGCCATGCGCTCGCGGGTCGCCGCGTCGGGCAGCAAGGCGAAGAACAATCGGTGGATATCGGCGGGCGCGGCCGGCGCCGCGCCGAACAGGGAGTCTTGATGCATGGCGCCAGTCTAACGCCGGCGGCCGCGGCCGCCGGCATTCGCTCAGCGCGAGGGCGCGGCTTTGGCCTTGGCCGGCGCCGCGCCGTGGCCGTCGGCTTCGCGCCGCCGCGTGTCCTCGGCCAGCACCTCGGCCGCGGCGCGGCGCACGGCGGCCGGATCGGCCATGCGCAGGTCGGCATCGGCGCCCAACCCCAGCTGGGTCGCGACATCGCTCAGCACGCGTTTGTTCGAATACGGGTGCGGGTGATCCGGGTTGTCGTCGCGGCTGCGATAGAACTTGCCCAGCAACGTATCGCGGGTCTGGTCGGCCTGCGCCAGCTCGACCAGCTTGGCCCGGTACTCCAGCTGCCAGGACAGCATGTCCGGCCAACGCTGCTGGTCGGCGTAGTGCTGCGATTCGTGGCCGAGCAGGCTGACCCGGTAGTCCTCGCCCTGCAGATCGCCGTAATTGGCACGCACCGCGAACACGCCGTCGGCGTTGGCCCAGCCGCCGGCGCCGCCGGCGCCGCAGATACCGTAGTGGATCCAGCCGCGGCTGATCCAGTCG is part of the Lysobacter firmicutimachus genome and encodes:
- the thpR gene encoding RNA 2',3'-cyclic phosphodiesterase — translated: MHQDSLFGAAPAAPADIHRLFFALLPDAATRERMAATAARLQQDYRSGGRAIGAHRYHLTLQFLGDAHEFPRDRAQAACAAAATLETPAFALRLDRAGSFRNRSIPWWLGCERMPDGLQQLWQRLGVALAKQGLRAESGSQLVPHVTVVRDAAAPLHPPVAIEAIDWPVSEFVLIHSQLGARNAYTVLGQWPLRG
- a CDS encoding YdeI/OmpD-associated family protein, whose translation is MTAADRRIDAYIAQAAPFAQPILQHLRALVRAACPEVEETLKWGMPSFLYRGKILCAMAAFKQHATFGFWHGAQVVGAAQAAGSDAMGQFGRLTRVADLPGKRELTRLVKQAMALIESGATRPATRTAERKPPVRTPDDLAAALRKNAKARANFEAFPPSQKREYVEWIEAAKREATRHARLIQAVEWMAQGKVRNWKYVGR